Proteins found in one Litorihabitans aurantiacus genomic segment:
- a CDS encoding CPBP family intramembrane glutamic endopeptidase, giving the protein MSDISDAVPLSTAARRRRLTQEIWLVLGVAILGSATYAVLNLIDRYTIDVPLQQQSAALNVTQNERPWLDLLYQLRRIALIALPALLALYLLSANGRSAVRRIGLTLARPGRDLLHGIALAAAVGIPGLGVYALGRALGVTVEVRPAALDAVWWTVPVLILAALANGFLEEVVVVGYLAERLRDLRWGVAAIIVASSLLRGSYHLYQGPGMAIGNVAMGVLFAWYYLVPRWGGRVMPLVVAHTLIDVVAFVGYALIPAAWLAAIGVG; this is encoded by the coding sequence GTGAGCGACATCAGCGACGCGGTCCCCCTCTCGACCGCCGCACGCAGGCGCCGACTGACCCAGGAGATCTGGCTCGTGCTCGGCGTCGCGATCCTCGGGAGCGCGACCTACGCCGTCCTGAACCTGATCGACCGCTACACGATCGACGTCCCGCTCCAGCAGCAGTCGGCGGCGCTGAACGTCACCCAGAACGAGCGCCCCTGGCTCGACCTCCTGTACCAGCTGCGCCGCATCGCGCTCATCGCGCTGCCGGCGCTCCTGGCGCTGTACCTCCTGTCCGCGAACGGGCGCAGCGCCGTCCGCCGCATCGGCCTCACGCTCGCCCGTCCGGGGCGCGACCTCCTGCACGGGATCGCACTCGCGGCCGCCGTCGGCATCCCCGGCCTCGGCGTGTACGCGCTGGGGCGGGCACTCGGCGTGACCGTGGAGGTGCGGCCCGCCGCGCTCGACGCCGTCTGGTGGACCGTCCCGGTGCTGATCCTCGCCGCGCTCGCGAACGGGTTCCTGGAGGAGGTCGTCGTGGTCGGCTACCTCGCCGAGCGGCTGCGGGACCTGCGCTGGGGGGTCGCCGCGATCATCGTGGCCAGCTCGCTCCTGCGCGGCAGCTACCACCTCTACCAGGGGCCCGGGATGGCGATCGGCAACGTCGCGATGGGCGTCCTGTTCGCCTGGTACTACCTCGTGCCGAGGTGGGGTGGGCGGGTCATGCCGCTCGTCGTCGCCCACACGCTGATCGACGTCGTCGCGTTCGTCGGATACGCGCTGATCCCGGCGGCGTGGCTCGCGGCCATCGGCGTCGGCTGA